The following are encoded in a window of Roseivirga misakiensis genomic DNA:
- a CDS encoding polyribonucleotide nucleotidyltransferase, with amino-acid sequence MSKVITKSIKMPDGAEITIETGKLAKQADGSVVVRMGATMLLATVVSSKDAKEDVDFLPLSVDYQEKFAGAGKIPGGFLKREGRLSDHEVLICRLVDRALRPLFPSDYHADTQVMISMISHDENVMPDALAALAASAALSVSDIPFNGPISEVRVVRHEGSFKVNPSKAITEESDLEIIVAADKDNIMMVEGEMNEVSEADMLEAMKVAHDAIKIQCAAQLELAEEAGTTEKRTYEHEKKDDALFEKMNSELYDKLYASVSKATADKYVRSSDVRAIKDEWMEALPEDHEYDGFLMNQFFKKIHKKAARDFVLNDSKRLDGRQFNEIRNIACEVDYLPSAHGSALFTRGETQSLTSCTLGTKLDEQMIDGATMSGYNKFILHYNFPGFSTGEVRPNRGPGRREVGHGNLAMRALKKVLPPEDTNPYTMRIVSDILESNGSSSMATVCAGSLALMDTGINISGPVSGIAMGMISDAETGKYAILSDILGDEDHLGDMDFKVTGTAKGITACQMDIKVDGLSYEVLEQALNQAKEGRLHILGVMNEALAAPREDYKAHVPRTERFKIDKDQIGAVIGPGGKVIQEIQKETGATVNIEEVDDKGVVTVFAVNKDAMLAAVGRIKTIVAVPDVGEIYEGKVKSIMPFGAFIEFMPGKDGLLHISEIKWERLEKMDGVLEVGEEISVKLIGIDKKTGKFRLSRKVLLPKPENKSEQK; translated from the coding sequence ATGTCAAAAGTTATAACAAAGTCCATCAAAATGCCCGATGGCGCGGAAATCACGATTGAAACGGGTAAACTGGCAAAACAAGCTGACGGATCAGTAGTCGTAAGAATGGGTGCTACCATGCTACTCGCTACAGTAGTTTCGTCAAAAGATGCCAAAGAAGACGTAGACTTTCTTCCACTTTCAGTAGACTATCAAGAGAAGTTTGCTGGAGCAGGTAAAATCCCAGGAGGATTCTTGAAAAGAGAAGGAAGACTATCTGACCACGAAGTATTAATCTGTCGATTGGTCGATAGAGCGCTGAGACCGCTCTTTCCTAGCGATTATCATGCTGATACGCAGGTAATGATCTCAATGATCTCACACGATGAGAATGTTATGCCAGATGCCCTGGCAGCCTTAGCAGCTTCAGCTGCACTTTCAGTTTCAGATATACCATTCAATGGCCCAATCTCTGAAGTGCGTGTTGTAAGGCACGAAGGTTCATTCAAAGTGAATCCAAGTAAAGCCATCACCGAAGAATCTGACCTAGAAATAATTGTTGCTGCCGATAAGGACAACATTATGATGGTAGAAGGTGAAATGAATGAAGTGTCTGAAGCAGATATGCTTGAGGCCATGAAAGTAGCCCACGACGCTATCAAAATACAATGTGCTGCGCAATTAGAACTGGCTGAAGAAGCTGGAACTACAGAAAAGCGGACTTATGAGCACGAAAAGAAAGATGACGCGCTTTTCGAAAAAATGAATTCAGAGCTTTATGATAAGCTCTATGCATCAGTATCGAAAGCAACTGCCGACAAATACGTAAGAAGCTCAGATGTAAGAGCCATCAAAGATGAATGGATGGAAGCTCTTCCAGAAGATCATGAATATGACGGGTTCTTAATGAATCAGTTCTTTAAGAAAATACACAAAAAGGCAGCGAGAGATTTCGTTCTAAATGATTCAAAACGTTTAGACGGAAGACAATTCAACGAAATCAGAAATATTGCTTGCGAAGTAGACTACTTACCATCAGCACATGGTTCGGCTTTGTTCACCAGAGGTGAAACACAGTCATTAACATCTTGTACGCTAGGTACAAAACTAGATGAGCAAATGATTGATGGAGCAACAATGAGTGGCTACAACAAATTCATATTGCACTACAACTTCCCAGGATTCTCTACCGGTGAAGTAAGGCCTAATAGAGGGCCAGGTAGAAGAGAGGTTGGACACGGTAACTTGGCGATGAGAGCTTTGAAAAAAGTGTTACCACCAGAAGATACAAATCCATATACTATGCGTATAGTATCTGATATACTTGAGTCTAACGGTTCATCATCAATGGCAACTGTTTGTGCTGGATCACTAGCGCTTATGGATACCGGAATCAATATCTCAGGCCCAGTTTCTGGTATTGCCATGGGAATGATTTCTGATGCTGAAACTGGTAAATACGCTATTCTTTCAGATATTCTTGGAGATGAAGATCACTTAGGTGATATGGACTTTAAGGTAACTGGTACAGCTAAAGGTATCACGGCTTGCCAAATGGATATCAAAGTAGATGGCTTATCATACGAAGTGCTAGAACAAGCATTGAACCAAGCGAAAGAAGGTAGACTTCACATACTTGGAGTTATGAATGAAGCCTTAGCAGCGCCAAGAGAAGATTACAAAGCCCACGTACCGAGAACTGAGCGTTTCAAAATTGACAAAGATCAAATTGGAGCGGTAATCGGACCAGGTGGAAAAGTAATCCAAGAGATTCAGAAAGAAACTGGTGCTACTGTAAACATCGAAGAAGTTGACGACAAAGGAGTTGTTACTGTATTTGCTGTTAATAAAGACGCCATGCTTGCAGCAGTCGGCAGAATTAAGACAATAGTTGCAGTTCCTGACGTTGGAGAGATATATGAAGGTAAAGTAAAGTCAATCATGCCATTTGGAGCATTTATTGAGTTTATGCCAGGAAAAGATGGATTACTTCATATTTCAGAGATTAAATGGGAACGCCTAGAGAAAATGGATGGCGTTTTAGAGGTAGGAGAAGAGATTAGTGTTAAACTAATCGGTATAGATAAGAAAACTGGTAAATTCAGACTTTCGAGAAAAGTATTGCTACCAAAGCCAGAAAATAAATCTGAACAGAAATAG
- a CDS encoding sigma-70 family RNA polymerase sigma factor — protein MRQLKISKQITNRESQSLDKYLQEIGKVDLLTPDEEVDLAKRIREGDQLALEKLTKANLRFVVSVAKQYQNQGLSLGDLINEGNLGLIKAAQRFDETRGFKFISYAVWWIRQSILQALAEQSRIVRLPLNRVGSLNKISKTFSELEQKFEREPSPDELAEVLEVTTKEVVDTMKISGRHVSMDAPFVQGEENSLLDVLENDQEEKPDTGLMNDSLRREVQRALSTLTQREADVITLYFGLNGEHSMTLEEIGEKFNLTRERVRQIKEKAIRRLRHTSRSKALKPYLG, from the coding sequence ATGAGACAGCTTAAGATTAGTAAGCAAATTACCAACAGAGAATCACAGTCTCTCGATAAATATCTTCAGGAAATAGGGAAGGTGGATCTTTTGACCCCGGACGAAGAAGTAGATTTAGCGAAGAGAATCAGAGAAGGTGATCAACTTGCGTTGGAAAAATTAACTAAGGCTAACCTTCGTTTCGTTGTTTCTGTAGCAAAGCAGTATCAAAATCAAGGACTTTCATTAGGTGATTTAATTAATGAAGGAAACCTCGGTTTGATAAAAGCTGCACAGAGGTTTGACGAAACACGTGGTTTCAAATTTATATCATACGCAGTTTGGTGGATTAGACAGTCAATTCTTCAAGCATTGGCAGAGCAATCTCGTATTGTACGTCTTCCATTGAACAGAGTAGGTTCTTTGAATAAAATCTCAAAGACATTTTCTGAATTAGAGCAAAAATTCGAACGTGAGCCATCACCAGACGAATTAGCAGAAGTTCTTGAAGTAACAACAAAAGAAGTTGTTGATACAATGAAGATTTCTGGTCGTCACGTGTCTATGGATGCACCATTTGTTCAAGGTGAGGAGAACAGCTTACTCGACGTTTTAGAAAATGATCAAGAAGAGAAGCCTGATACAGGTCTAATGAACGATTCACTGAGAAGAGAGGTGCAAAGAGCACTATCTACTTTAACTCAGAGAGAAGCGGACGTGATCACACTCTATTTTGGATTGAATGGTGAACACTCTATGACCCTAGAGGAAATAGGTGAGAAGTTCAATTTAACAAGAGAGCGAGTAAGACAAATTAAGGAAAAGGCTATCAGGAGGTTGAGACATACTTCTAGAAGTAAAGCTTTAAAGCCTTATTTAGGTTAA
- the trxB gene encoding thioredoxin-disulfide reductase has product MTTENVKVLIIGSGPAGYTAAIYASRAGLAPVLYTGGQPGGQLTTTNDVENYPGYPDGINGPQMMVDFQKQAERFGTDLRYGLATKVDFSGYPHKVWIDDKHEITAESVIISTGASAKYLGLPSEETFANKGVSACAVCDGFFYKGKSVAVVGAGDTAAEEATYLANLCPKVYMIVRRDEMRASKIMQERVKNTPNIEVLWNTETEEILGEDVVGVTGARLVNNKTGEKKEIEVSGFFVAIGHKPNTDIFKGWLDMDETGYLEVKPGTSHTNVEGVFATGDAADKVYRQAVTAAGTGCMGALDAERFLAAKEFEMASEESLA; this is encoded by the coding sequence ATGACTACAGAAAACGTAAAAGTATTAATCATAGGGTCTGGCCCAGCAGGGTACACCGCAGCTATTTATGCTTCAAGAGCTGGTTTAGCACCAGTGCTTTACACTGGTGGACAGCCAGGCGGTCAGTTGACAACCACTAACGATGTTGAAAATTACCCAGGTTATCCAGATGGAATCAATGGACCACAAATGATGGTCGATTTTCAAAAACAGGCAGAGAGGTTCGGGACAGATTTAAGGTATGGATTAGCTACAAAAGTTGACTTTTCTGGATACCCTCATAAAGTTTGGATCGATGATAAGCATGAAATAACAGCCGAATCTGTGATTATTTCTACCGGAGCAAGTGCTAAATACTTAGGTCTTCCGTCAGAAGAGACCTTTGCTAATAAAGGAGTTTCAGCTTGTGCCGTTTGCGACGGGTTCTTTTACAAAGGTAAATCTGTAGCAGTGGTTGGTGCAGGAGATACGGCTGCCGAAGAAGCAACTTACTTAGCGAACTTATGTCCGAAAGTTTATATGATCGTGAGGAGAGACGAAATGAGAGCTTCTAAGATCATGCAAGAACGAGTAAAGAATACACCTAACATAGAAGTGCTTTGGAATACTGAAACTGAAGAAATTCTTGGAGAAGACGTAGTTGGTGTGACTGGAGCAAGACTGGTGAACAATAAAACAGGCGAAAAGAAGGAAATTGAAGTCAGTGGATTCTTCGTTGCCATAGGTCACAAACCAAACACAGATATTTTCAAAGGCTGGTTAGATATGGACGAAACTGGCTATTTAGAAGTAAAACCAGGTACATCTCACACAAATGTGGAAGGAGTATTTGCAACTGGTGACGCGGCAGATAAAGTTTACAGACAAGCAGTAACAGCCGCTGGAACAGGATGTATGGGCGCCCTAGATGCAGAAAGGTTTCTTGCAGCTAAAGAATTTGAAATGGCTTCAGAAGAGTCTTTAGCCTAA
- the bshB1 gene encoding bacillithiol biosynthesis deacetylase BshB1 — protein sequence MLKLDILALAAHPDDVELSCAGTLVKAVRDGKKAGIVDFTKGELGTRGTPELRMKEAAASAEILGLSARENLGFRDGFFVNDEAHQLEVVKMIRKYRPDIVLANAIDDRHPDHGKASQLSRQACFLAGLVNVKTTLDGVEQEPWRPRAVYYYIQSIPHEPDFIVDVTATWETRMKSIFAFKSQFHDPNSGEPETYISSPQFMKMVESRGIHYGHEIGVTYGEGFTVDRKIGINTVFDLI from the coding sequence ATGCTTAAACTTGATATTTTGGCTCTAGCGGCCCATCCTGATGATGTTGAACTGTCTTGTGCAGGTACTTTGGTAAAAGCGGTACGTGATGGAAAGAAGGCAGGTATTGTAGACTTTACTAAAGGAGAATTAGGTACTAGAGGTACGCCAGAGTTGCGTATGAAAGAAGCAGCGGCTTCTGCAGAAATACTTGGACTGTCGGCTAGAGAAAACTTGGGATTCAGAGATGGCTTCTTCGTAAACGATGAAGCACACCAGTTAGAAGTTGTTAAAATGATCAGGAAGTATAGACCCGATATTGTTTTAGCAAATGCAATAGACGATCGGCACCCAGACCATGGGAAAGCATCTCAATTATCACGTCAAGCGTGTTTTTTAGCAGGTTTAGTCAATGTTAAAACTACTCTGGACGGTGTGGAACAAGAACCATGGAGACCAAGAGCCGTCTATTATTACATCCAAAGCATTCCGCATGAGCCTGATTTTATTGTAGACGTTACAGCTACATGGGAAACCAGAATGAAATCCATTTTTGCCTTTAAATCACAGTTTCACGACCCTAACAGTGGAGAGCCTGAAACATACATTTCATCGCCACAGTTTATGAAAATGGTGGAGTCGAGAGGGATTCATTATGGACATGAGATAGGGGTAACCTATGGAGAAGGCTTTACAGTAGACCGTAAAATCGGAATCAACACTGTCTTTGATTTGATTTAA
- the pdxH gene encoding pyridoxamine 5'-phosphate oxidase, which yields MTQSIADLRKEYTKASLDIDSVDKNPLVQFEKWFSEAQNGELLEPNAMVLSTVDQSGLPFQRTVLMKALATDGIVFYTNYGSRKAKQIESNHQVSVLFPWYAMERQVCIQGVVEKVSTQESLKYFSSRPHGSQLGAWVSEQSQVISSRSILEMKLAEMKRKFKEGKVPLPDFWGGYRIKPMSVEFWQGRQSRLHDRLIYTKKEANDWVIDRLAP from the coding sequence ATGACTCAATCGATTGCGGATTTAAGAAAAGAATATACCAAGGCTTCATTGGACATTGATTCGGTAGACAAAAACCCATTGGTTCAGTTTGAAAAATGGTTTTCAGAAGCGCAGAATGGCGAATTATTGGAACCAAACGCCATGGTTCTCTCCACGGTCGATCAATCGGGCTTACCGTTTCAGCGCACCGTCCTTATGAAAGCGCTCGCCACAGACGGCATTGTTTTCTACACTAACTATGGTAGTAGAAAAGCGAAACAAATTGAGTCAAACCATCAGGTTTCCGTGCTTTTCCCTTGGTACGCCATGGAAAGACAAGTATGCATCCAAGGCGTTGTTGAAAAAGTAAGCACTCAAGAGTCATTGAAATATTTTAGCAGTAGGCCACATGGTAGCCAGCTTGGTGCTTGGGTATCTGAGCAAAGCCAAGTAATTAGCTCTAGAAGCATCTTGGAAATGAAGCTTGCTGAAATGAAAAGAAAATTCAAGGAGGGAAAGGTCCCTTTACCTGATTTCTGGGGTGGTTATAGGATCAAACCCATGAGTGTTGAGTTTTGGCAAGGTAGACAGAGTCGTTTACACGATCGGCTTATCTATACTAAAAAGGAGGCTAACGACTGGGTAATTGATCGATTAGCGCCTTAA
- a CDS encoding YqgE/AlgH family protein, translating to MFEYDKDLPDPEPGDFLISEPFLNDPNFERTVILICEHNEEGTFGLVMNKLSDLKLDDVLSDEINAPAYLNIGGPVEQNTLHFIHRLNQEKVEGAVELNDGLFWSGDFEQIKFLLNSNLIDENDIQFYLGYSGWEKGQLRKELDRQSWFIKKRATAEEVLDMESDMLWKSILEGMGGKYRVFSNYPVDPRLN from the coding sequence ATGTTTGAATACGATAAAGATTTGCCAGATCCTGAACCAGGTGATTTCCTGATTTCAGAACCGTTCTTAAACGATCCAAATTTCGAAAGAACGGTGATACTCATTTGTGAACATAATGAGGAAGGAACCTTTGGTCTGGTCATGAATAAGTTGTCGGATTTGAAGTTGGACGATGTTTTGTCAGATGAGATTAATGCGCCAGCTTATTTAAATATTGGCGGACCTGTCGAACAAAATACGCTACATTTTATTCATAGACTGAACCAAGAGAAAGTGGAAGGAGCGGTAGAGCTCAACGATGGTCTGTTTTGGAGTGGCGATTTTGAACAGATAAAATTCCTTTTAAACTCAAACCTAATCGACGAAAACGACATTCAGTTTTATCTAGGTTATTCAGGTTGGGAAAAAGGGCAATTAAGAAAAGAGCTAGACAGGCAATCTTGGTTTATAAAGAAAAGAGCCACGGCAGAAGAGGTTTTAGATATGGAATCAGATATGCTGTGGAAGTCAATTTTAGAGGGAATGGGAGGTAAGTATCGGGTGTTTTCGAATTACCCGGTGGACCCTCGGTTGAATTAA
- a CDS encoding DUF349 domain-containing protein — protein MSEEQNNKDTEKQAQTEVQETETANESDATPVAHEEEPAVAAETEDIIEEEAEVEEVSTAESNISVEEETPVETQEAEPQAVEESQSETAEETAIETKEPSPIAKAEPKAEVEEENTAATESSNDDTVESEETPKASEETETTEEESEPTEEDNFELPDYTTFSREELVEAIEGATQLNNFNHIDQIVSGTETLFKGMEDVIRKEAEERYIADGGTAEDFEFRHDSLFNRFDASLRQIRDRKSAYYKEREANKTRNLEKKQEILEQLRELVDGENPTTSIKPIKEIQEVWKAIGPVPSQQSKTLWANYNALLDRFYHNRHILFELKDLDRKKNHAAKIVLCEKAEALGAMDNVKDAVIQLNELHEEYKKVGAVPREVQEALWQRFKAASDVVYRKRKEFLEHLKGDLKENLVKKQELISQLAEFTSFTSDRINDWNAKTKEILNVQKSWEAIGGVPREKAKEMNRAFWSAFKGFFAKKNEFFKQLESLRKVNLEKKEELINEAIALQDSTEWDKTAEKLKQLQSRWKEVGPVPEKQRNAVYARFKEACDTFFNNKRKEHNLAEANYVENQEKKEAVLKEIAEKAGGEGASEQELMTLISTYNELGFVPRNAIKAMDAKFKEVVKSYIDGLKLDESEAETLLLKAELSGGGRGDGADRRLQKKEGALRRKINELEDNISLWNNNLAFFANSKTADKLKEEFDVKIETAEKEIQVLKKQLKVLRSI, from the coding sequence ATGAGTGAAGAACAGAACAATAAGGACACAGAAAAGCAAGCTCAAACGGAGGTTCAGGAAACAGAAACAGCAAATGAAAGTGACGCTACGCCAGTAGCTCACGAAGAGGAGCCTGCTGTTGCTGCCGAAACGGAAGACATAATTGAAGAAGAAGCTGAGGTAGAAGAAGTTTCTACCGCCGAATCTAACATCTCTGTTGAAGAAGAAACACCAGTTGAAACTCAGGAAGCTGAACCACAAGCAGTAGAAGAAAGCCAATCAGAGACGGCAGAGGAAACCGCGATAGAAACAAAGGAACCATCACCAATTGCTAAAGCCGAACCTAAGGCTGAAGTAGAAGAAGAAAATACTGCAGCGACTGAATCTTCAAACGATGATACTGTGGAATCGGAGGAAACGCCAAAGGCAAGCGAAGAAACGGAGACCACGGAAGAGGAAAGTGAGCCTACTGAAGAAGATAATTTTGAACTTCCAGATTACACTACATTTTCGCGAGAGGAACTCGTCGAAGCTATTGAAGGGGCCACCCAACTCAATAATTTCAATCATATTGACCAAATTGTGTCTGGAACAGAGACACTATTTAAGGGCATGGAAGACGTAATCAGAAAGGAAGCTGAGGAGCGTTACATAGCCGACGGTGGTACAGCGGAAGATTTTGAATTTAGGCATGACTCCCTTTTTAATCGATTTGATGCTTCATTAAGACAGATTAGAGATCGAAAATCGGCTTACTACAAAGAAAGAGAGGCCAACAAGACTAGAAACCTTGAAAAGAAGCAAGAAATTCTAGAGCAATTAAGAGAGCTAGTCGATGGAGAAAACCCTACGACCAGCATAAAACCCATCAAAGAAATACAAGAAGTTTGGAAAGCTATTGGGCCAGTACCAAGCCAGCAGAGTAAAACACTTTGGGCTAATTACAACGCATTATTGGATAGGTTCTATCACAACCGTCATATTCTCTTTGAACTAAAAGACCTTGACCGGAAAAAGAACCACGCCGCTAAAATTGTCTTGTGCGAGAAAGCTGAGGCATTGGGAGCAATGGATAATGTAAAAGACGCGGTAATTCAGCTGAACGAACTCCATGAAGAGTACAAAAAAGTAGGTGCTGTTCCGAGAGAAGTTCAAGAAGCCCTTTGGCAGCGTTTTAAAGCAGCATCAGATGTCGTTTACAGAAAACGAAAAGAATTTCTAGAGCACCTGAAAGGAGATTTAAAGGAAAACCTTGTCAAGAAGCAAGAACTAATCTCGCAATTAGCGGAGTTTACGAGCTTTACATCAGACCGTATCAATGATTGGAATGCAAAGACTAAAGAAATCTTGAATGTTCAGAAGTCTTGGGAAGCAATCGGTGGTGTGCCGAGGGAAAAGGCCAAGGAGATGAATAGGGCATTCTGGTCGGCATTTAAAGGTTTCTTTGCTAAAAAGAACGAATTCTTCAAGCAGCTAGAATCTTTGAGAAAAGTTAATCTAGAAAAGAAAGAAGAACTGATCAATGAAGCGATAGCCTTACAGGATAGTACAGAATGGGATAAAACAGCCGAAAAGTTAAAGCAACTTCAAAGTAGATGGAAAGAAGTTGGTCCCGTTCCTGAGAAGCAGAGAAATGCGGTGTATGCAAGGTTTAAAGAAGCCTGTGATACCTTTTTCAATAATAAGCGCAAAGAACACAATCTTGCGGAAGCCAATTATGTAGAAAACCAAGAGAAAAAGGAGGCTGTTCTGAAAGAAATAGCTGAGAAAGCTGGAGGGGAAGGCGCAAGCGAGCAAGAGTTAATGACCCTTATTTCCACTTATAATGAGCTAGGATTCGTACCAAGAAATGCTATAAAAGCGATGGATGCGAAATTTAAAGAGGTAGTGAAGTCTTACATTGATGGTTTAAAATTAGACGAATCAGAGGCAGAAACCCTGTTGCTCAAAGCTGAGCTTTCAGGAGGCGGTCGAGGTGACGGAGCAGATAGAAGGCTACAGAAGAAAGAAGGAGCACTAAGACGTAAGATTAATGAACTTGAGGACAATATCTCATTATGGAACAATAACTTGGCCTTCTTTGCCAACTCAAAGACAGCAGATAAGCTGAAAGAAGAGTTTGATGTAAAAATTGAGACAGCGGAAAAAGAGATTCAAGTCCTTAAAAAGCAACTCAAAGTTCTAAGAAGTATTTGA
- a CDS encoding BF3164 family lipoprotein, protein MRHPFLTLTVFCISLSTSLFAQKNNDAIDIHEFEKVYELEKLLKPIDINGQIFQVHAWATDGEHIFVLNDKEVPPVKSYRLSDGQFTGGFTSKGGGPGEFQMFNRSGFGIRKGQLIVQGRKYVRLFDIQKSNDKVSLEVSKEFRVPSEAGIINSGFMLDENTLAASIMFSPKDFVTFNIREGNNNSNEEMGDFGDYPDLYPDFPTTAKHHLYTGLSDYSEDGHFLIKAYGNFPLLRLFDLENNTFSDIEFRGKNEQISKVIPDKNDRSVGNGLDLYRYQGRVKIGGDYIVTQYEENLYKKVAMTSRGNLEAIPQADPLLLVFNLDGKLLAKLSLPDWFQKFTLTPDDRMIVFHPEIENKLFVADLKQFK, encoded by the coding sequence ATGCGACACCCATTTCTTACACTCACTGTTTTCTGTATTTCATTATCTACATCGCTTTTTGCGCAAAAGAATAATGATGCTATTGATATTCATGAATTCGAAAAAGTCTATGAACTAGAAAAGCTACTGAAGCCAATTGACATTAATGGCCAAATATTTCAGGTGCACGCTTGGGCTACTGACGGGGAACATATTTTTGTTTTAAATGATAAAGAAGTGCCTCCTGTGAAATCTTATAGGCTTTCTGATGGACAGTTTACCGGAGGATTTACTAGTAAAGGAGGTGGCCCTGGAGAATTTCAGATGTTTAACAGATCTGGTTTTGGCATACGTAAGGGACAATTAATAGTACAGGGGCGGAAATATGTTCGTCTTTTTGACATTCAAAAGAGCAATGATAAGGTTAGTCTAGAGGTATCTAAAGAATTCAGAGTGCCGTCTGAGGCTGGTATTATTAACAGTGGTTTTATGTTAGATGAAAATACACTGGCCGCTTCGATAATGTTTAGCCCCAAGGACTTTGTTACGTTCAATATCAGGGAGGGCAATAACAATTCAAATGAGGAAATGGGAGATTTTGGAGACTATCCAGATTTATATCCTGACTTTCCGACAACGGCCAAACATCATTTATATACTGGGTTATCTGATTATTCGGAAGATGGCCATTTTTTGATTAAAGCGTATGGAAATTTCCCGCTATTAAGGCTCTTTGATTTAGAAAATAATACGTTTAGCGATATCGAATTTAGGGGTAAGAACGAACAGATATCAAAAGTAATTCCAGATAAGAATGATAGAAGCGTAGGAAATGGGTTAGACTTATATCGTTATCAAGGACGGGTTAAAATAGGAGGAGATTATATAGTGACACAATACGAAGAGAATTTGTATAAAAAGGTAGCAATGACTTCCAGAGGGAACTTGGAAGCTATACCTCAAGCCGACCCGCTGTTACTAGTGTTTAACTTGGATGGTAAATTATTAGCGAAACTGTCTCTACCTGATTGGTTTCAAAAATTCACGCTCACCCCTGATGACAGGATGATCGTTTTCCATCCTGAAATTGAGAATAAGCTCTTTGTCGCTGACCTAAAGCAGTTTAAATAA
- a CDS encoding sugar phosphate isomerase/epimerase family protein, which yields MIDFGRRAFLTKATLLSAAALYPSSLSAFFGSDSRKFKICLNPGAIGVKLSQKELLEMAVKYGFEAIVPFPDQLARYDIGQKSQLIDQMAGSEISWGTANLPVQFRASEQQFRNDLKQLDKSAKTLAEVGASRMSTWIMPTHDELTYRKNFDRHALRLKEVAKVLDDSGIKLGLEYVGPKTLMARDKYSFIRSMAELSELIDGINQGNVGYQLDAFHWYCAGETKADILNLNPDQIITVDLNDAKAGRSADEQLDWERELPATSGVVSTKEFLSALVEIGYDGPVRAEPFNEELNKLQTDQALKKTIGAIRNAISQID from the coding sequence ATGATCGATTTTGGTAGAAGAGCGTTTTTGACTAAAGCCACACTACTCAGTGCCGCAGCGCTCTACCCATCATCATTATCTGCTTTTTTCGGAAGTGATTCTCGCAAATTTAAGATATGTCTCAACCCTGGGGCCATTGGTGTCAAATTGAGCCAAAAAGAACTTTTAGAAATGGCCGTAAAATATGGCTTTGAAGCGATTGTGCCATTTCCTGATCAACTAGCGCGGTATGACATTGGGCAAAAAAGTCAGCTAATCGATCAAATGGCAGGCAGCGAGATATCTTGGGGTACTGCCAATTTACCTGTGCAGTTTAGGGCATCAGAACAGCAATTTCGAAATGATCTAAAACAACTAGATAAGTCTGCGAAAACACTGGCTGAAGTTGGAGCTTCACGTATGTCTACATGGATAATGCCAACACATGATGAGCTTACTTACAGAAAGAATTTCGATCGGCATGCCCTGCGACTAAAAGAAGTTGCAAAAGTGCTTGATGACTCGGGAATAAAGTTGGGTTTAGAATATGTTGGCCCTAAGACTTTGATGGCTAGGGATAAGTACTCTTTTATAAGGTCCATGGCCGAACTTTCAGAGCTTATTGATGGAATCAACCAAGGAAATGTTGGCTATCAATTAGACGCTTTCCATTGGTATTGTGCGGGTGAAACAAAGGCCGATATCCTCAATTTGAACCCAGACCAAATCATAACAGTCGATTTAAATGACGCTAAAGCGGGGAGATCAGCAGATGAACAATTGGACTGGGAGAGAGAATTGCCTGCTACTAGCGGTGTAGTCTCCACAAAGGAATTCTTGAGTGCCTTAGTAGAAATAGGCTACGATGGACCTGTAAGAGCAGAACCTTTTAATGAAGAACTAAATAAATTACAAACAGACCAGGCATTAAAGAAAACGATTGGAGCAATCCGAAATGCCATTTCACAAATAGATTAA